The Macaca mulatta isolate MMU2019108-1 chromosome 19, T2T-MMU8v2.0, whole genome shotgun sequence sequence GCCGGGCCTGGCCTGCCTGGCCCGTGAGGATCTGCACCAGCAGGTCGGTGGCCAGCATGGGCGTGGGCTCCTCGAAGCCGATGGTCAGCAGCTGCTGGTAGTCCCCAAGCGGCTGCGGGCACAAAATCCTGGGGTGGGGGGGCCAGGGATAGACAGGCCTGGACTTGAGTGCCCCCTGCCCCTCGGGAGTCTCTCCCTTTAAGTGAGATGCGTCAGCTGAAAGAGGCTTTGTTTCAGCTGCCGGTGGGAAAAACCCTCGGGGGAAACTTGTTTCCTTGTTGATCAGAAACTTAGTAATGGCTCCTAGAGGCTGAGTAACTGGTCCTGACCTGTCCAATCGCATTGCTAGCTGTGTGTGCTTGGGCAGGTAACAACTTCTCTGAGcaccctgttttctttgttaaatgggGCCAATAGCATAGATCTCGATGGGTTGTTACTGGGGTCTGCATGAAGTGCTTTTCAGGGcacaataaaatactatcatTACTAAGGGAAGCAGTGTTTGGGAAGGTGGATTATCTTTGGTGGGGTTCTGCCTCCCCATCTAGCGCTTGGTCTAGCGCCCAAGCCCACGTTGCTATTGCCCTAGCTCCTACCATGAATAAAGGTCATCCTCGGCTGGTCCTAGGGGCACCCATCGGCCGATGGACCACAGCTTCTGGATCTGCGGGCACGAATTGGCTGGACTCTGGCCTGTGTCTTCCCAAGTATCTCGATAGCACAGGAAGtagctgggaggggagggagctGTAATTAGAAGTGATCAATTTCCTAGCTTCTTCTGTTGAGGGCTTTAATTTTGGAGGTGAAGTGGGAACTCGTCAGAAGTTGCCCTGAAGTTCTCAGGTAGGAATGTGACTCTAAGGCCTTTTCTCCCTGCCAGCCTCCTTTTAAGATGAGAACTTTTATTTTGGTGGGAGGGTGGGTTTTAAGAAAATAGAGGTAGCCTTTCAAAAGCCTTTAGTTTCCTggttcactttttttaaaaagacagattaTTGCTCccactcagggtggagtgcagtggcacaatcacagctcactgtagccttgaactcctgggctcaagtgatcctcctgcctgagcctcccaagtagctgggactacagacgccagccatcacgcctggcgaatttgttgttgagacagggtcttgccatcttgcccaggtgatctcaaactcttgggctcaagtgatcctcctgcctcagcctcccaaagtgttaggattacaggcgtgaaccatggcACCGGGCCCTGGCTCACTTTTCACTTTGCTGGTGACAGTTTGGAGGGCCATACTGGCATTCATCATAAAAAGGGGAGGACTTTGATTTGGGTAAGAGGACTTACTAATCCACAAGGGAATCTTGTCCCCGACCAGGGGCCTCTGGGGTGGCTTCCAGGTGCCAGCGCATCTTCTTATAGAGGTAGCGGGGAAAGCGGCTGGCAGTGTAGGCGGTTGGAGCACAGTATCTGAAGATGGAGATCTCATGGGACAGGCTGATGGAGAACCTCCCACAAAAGAAACAGGAGATGCTGGCAGGACATGAGAGAATGGAGGGGTGAAGCTGGGCCTTGGACTCCTTCATCCCCCCCATCTGAATCTCCTACCATTTTACCTGAGGGGGTTTGTCTCCTCCAGGTCCACGAACCCAAAGGAAGCATACATGAGGACCAGCTGTTCCAGGCGCAGGGTCAGCTGTTGGGAGATCTCTAACAGCTGCATACAGGATGGATACAGTGAGATCAGCTGGCCTGAGAGGAGTGGGCCTCCCCCTCCACCATCCCCGCAGGCTCGGAGCTGCGAGAAGAAAGGGGCGTGGGGTCTAAGAAACCTCCACACACCCCCTTTCGGACCAGCTCCTGCAGGGGTCCATAGATGTGGGGTACGCTTCTCGCGGCTGCCTCCAGGTACAGGAAGTAGGGCTCACACATCTGTAAGAAGGTGGGCATGGCCTTGGCCAGCTGCTCCTTCTGTACTTGGTCTCTGCTGAAGGAAGAAGGGGGCCTTTGCCTGCAATCCCTCAcaatccctccccaccccccccacccccgttTTCCCCCATTCTACTCAACCCCAACCTGTATCCCTGGCTTTGACCCCTGTTAGAAAAGCCCCCAGTTTCAGGTCTTTTCTGAACATCTTTCTGGTTCACCTGCATCAAACCCATTTGGAACACTTGTTAAAAGTGCTGACACCTGAGTCTCACATCGCCACTTAGGACCCAGAGCTTCCTtaaggggctgggcgcagtggctcactcctgcaatcccagaggtttgggaggctggggctggaggattgcttgaggccaggagttccagacaagcctgggcaatgtagcaagaccccgtctctacacaaaaaataattagctgggcatggtggcacctatagtcccagttactcaggaggtggaagtgggaagattgcttgagaccaggagtttgaggctgcagtgagctatgactgccccactgcactccagcttgggcgatagggcaagaccctgtctcattagAAAACCAGCTttatgagaatcccttgaacctgggaggtggaggttgcagtgagctgagttcgcccccactgcactccagccttggtgacagagcgagactccatctcaaaaaaacacaaaacaaaacaaaaaaaacccaaccttggctgggtgcggtggctcacgcctgtaatgccagcactttgggaggccgaggcgggtggatcacaaggtcaggagttcaagaccagcctggccaagatggtgaaaccccgaatctactaaaaaaaaaaaaaaaaaaaaattagccgggcaacaCGTgttggcgggtgcttgtaatcccagctactcgggaggctgagcagagaattgcttcaatccgggcgacggaggttgcagtgagccgagattgcaccactgcactccagcatgggcaacagagcgagactccgtctcaaaaacaagcaaaatccAACCCAGCCTCCTAGGAGATACCAATGGACACTGAAATTGGAGAGTCACAAGGAAACCTGGTGTGTGAATCACATGATCCTTTGGAGTCTCAAACTGATGTCCTACAGGCCAAGTTTGGCTCAGGTGGGTCTTGTTTAGTCGGCACAGGGTTCAAAATCTAAGACAGCACTTAAAAACTGGGAGAAAAAGTCCTAGAGACTTGACAACCCCAGGCCCACACTGCCAGGACAGTAATAGCAGCAGTGCCCTACCCTCAATTCTACAGTCCTCCTCACTCTCTTAAACTGGATTCTGATATGCTAGCTTCTTCCACTGCCTCCCTCTGGCTCCTAGCGCTTGTCATTTTGCAACCCTGGCATGTGTCACCCATCCTGTCGCCTCCCCTCCAAGTCTCCTTACCCATGGGGACCTGGGACCCTGTCCAGCATCACCTGTAGAGCAAGTAGCTCTGGAAATCATCCGCCTTCTTGAGTAGGTAGCGCAGCTGTTGGGTGATGGGGCTGAACAAAATGTCCAGGGATAGGCGGGGAGGTGCTGGCCCGGGCCCGGGGACCAGAGGTTCGGGGGAAGGCGTGGAGGCCGGGGCCTCAGCCAACTGCCCCTCGGCATCTTCAGGGTCCGGCTCAGGTGGGTTCCCAGGCCTGCTAGGGGGTGTCGACCAGGAGGGGTCTCCGCAGGGCGGCGTCCCAGGTTCCAAGGCATCTGGAGGCGGTGTTTCTCCAGGGTCTAGGGGGAGCGACCCCTCGAACCACTGCTCCGTAGCCATGGTAGGACCAGAggcggggggggggtggggggacctGAGCTCTTTAAGCTTCTGCTGCTGCTGACGTTGGCCGCGGGTTCGACCCCGCCCCGGGAGCTTCCGACTGgcccctgccttgacctctccACCGGAGCCACGCTGCCGCGCCGGGGGCGGGGGCGTTCGCCTCTTTTGAATTTCAACACGCGGGAGGGGCGCGCCGCTCCAGTCCGCGCGCCCGCGGCCCCCTACCCCTGCACACGCGCCGCACGCGCTCCGGGAACCTGGCGGTGGGGAGGAGGGACCTGCCTAGGGAGGTGACCTCTGGCCGTGTCCTGGGGGTGTGGCTAGGGCCGGGACCTTTATCTCTCGAGGTGGATTCCTAGAGTGGAGGGGTCTCCAAACGTGTCTCCAACACCTCAACCCGGCACAGGTATATGGAATGAGGctgcccaggccccagcccctcacTCCCAGaaccctggtttttttttgttaaaaatttttttttaaaatttaaaatttttagagatggggacctatgttgcccagactggtttcaaactcctggactcaagcgatcctcctgtctcggcctcctgaagtgcccagcgtgtttttttttaaaaaaacaaaaaacaaacaaaaaatctctaATGGAGTTGAGAAACTGCCTTAGAACTTAGTAGGGACTTTGGATGTAGTAGCTCTGACGACTACtactaacaataaaataaataaatctgaaaaaaccttcaggctggtcttggtggctcatgtctgtaattctgacacgttaggaggctgagacgggagaactgcttgaagccaggaattcaagaccagcctaagcaacatagcaggaccctgtctatacaaaaaataaaatgttcgtTGGGTGttgtctgaggcatgagaatcacttgtacccaaaAGTTCGAGGCTGTCAccagttatgattgcaccactgcactctaggctgggtgacagagcaagactctgtcttgaaacaaacaaaatcttcaCTTGGAAATCTTCTCCTCTCATGATCTCATCTGATGGCCCAGAAggaattttctgttgttttaatgaAGAAGACCATGAGGTCTGGAGAGCCTACTATGGTCCTAGAACAGATTCCTGCCCCCAATATTTGTAGCAGATTATTTGCAGTAGACAAAGGCTGACAggtttatagtttttaatgtaCGTTATGTCAAATACTCTATATTTAAAGACTCGGAGTGAAGAACTCGGACAGGTGTCAGATGCCACCCTGTGTGATCCCGAGCACACAGTATCTCTGTGCCGGGCCAGCTGCCTCTTCTGTAAGGTGGGATTTTATGAGTTGTCTTATGGGGACTTGGGGAGGACAGTTGAGAAAATGCTTATAAACCCAAGGACTTAACTGCCAACCATTCAACaatatttgaggccaggcatggtggctcaaatcCCAGGCAGGAAGAGAGAATCGCTTGcagctgggagtttgaggctaacctggccaacaaagtgagaccctcatctccacaaaaaaaatttttttcttgagacagtctgtcgcccaggctggagtgcagcgcatgatctcggctcactgcacgctccacctcccaggtgtaaacaattctctgcctcagcttcctgagtagctgcgattacaggcacccaccaccatgcccagctaagtttttttttagtttttgtatttttagtagagacagggtttcaccatcttggccaggctgatcttgaactcctgacgtcgtgatccacctgcctcggcctcccaaagtgctgcaattacaggtgtgagccaccacgcccggacaaaaatttttaaaaattagctggccatagCAGagtgcatctgtagttccagctactccggaggctgaggtgggaggatcacttgagcccaggagtttgaggctacagtgagctatgatagcaccactgcactccagcctgggtgatagaatgaaaccatctctaaaaggaaaacaaaaattcagcacctgctctgtgcctAGCTCAGTTCTGGGACATGGGGAgattacagaggaaaaaaaacccaaagattcCCACCTTTCTGCAGCAATGATTGTTATAGGCAGCTATGATTCATTGTTTccgtttttctctctctccaaatGATTCTGTCCTAACCAGAGGCTCTTTAATGCCCTCTCCCCGCCCCATTCATAAAACGGACTCCgtggttcttttttttcccccttttcctttttttaaaattttatttaaaaaaccttCGGTGCaatattaaaaagcaatacaGCCAGCTCGAGCGAcaatcaacacaaagaaaagaggcAGGAGAGGAAAGGCCCGAGGAACCCCAACCCAGCTAGTCCCCTAGGGGCTGGAAGCCAGGGGCAGACTGAGAAGGGGGGCATGGGTggtaggggagggaggaaagaccACCCACCAAAATAAACAGGCAGATCCAAACATTTATACAGGAAACATCTGGCTGAACGGAAGAGGATCTTGGGGAGATGAGAAGCCCcccacatttcatttttttttttttcctaaaatgtctTGGGCTGGGTGGGGAGGGTCAGCCACCTGGGGTTTAAGGAGCAATTCCCTCCCCACACCGACGTGCTGAGGGGCAGatgtgtaagagagagagagagacacaaggGGCAGAGATGAGGACAAGAGGGTGCCCTCCTCCCTGGAATCTGTTATGAGGGCTGAGGGTGTCCCCGTCCAGCTCCTGGACTCTGGGGGGTCTTGGGTGAGATGGGGGCCGGAATGGGTTGGGGCAGGGGTGAGGCTGGGCGCTCAGCCTAAGAAGCCATCGGGGTCATCATCCTCAAAGTGGCCTTGCTGAAGCACCTTGATGTGGTGCTCGTAGATTTTCAGGGCTGGCCCGAGGCGGATGGACAGGCCGGTGAGCACATCTGTACGCTGCATAAGCAGCAAAGATTTGCCATCAATTTCCTGGGTGGGACAGGgacaaagagagagagcgagcCGGGGTTAGGGcacatcccagagagcccctctTTGTCAGTGTGTAGTCCTGGGCTGGGAACTCACCTGTTCTTGGAAAGCTGTCGCCTGCTCCGGGAAGCCAGCCTCGGTAAAATATTCCACAACATCCATCACCGTCCATTCCACGGGATCAGACGGCTTCTCTTTGCGCCCGGGACTGCATCAAAACAGACGGGCACCAGTGAACACGGGTGTCCCTCTGGCTGTGCCACACACCTGGGCAGCACTCCCATGTCTCCAACACCCCAACTTACGGACAGCCAAAGGGGGTCCCGTCGGCCCCAGGTAGGGCTGGTTTGCCTGGGGGCAAAGGCACGGGGGACGGAGAGTCTGGCCCCGTGGCAACAGAagctgggaaagaaaaaaaaaacacctgccTTTGGCTTTGTTTTCGGGCTGAGTTCCTCCCCACCTAGCACTTTCCCCCACCCAGAGGAGTCCTTACCTGTTCCCCCCTCCTTGTTCATGCCTGTCATGGAGAACACCTGGCGGGTGCCGCTGCCCGGGGCTGGCCCCCGCCCTTCATCCTGGCCCTGGTGCGGTCCGCAGGGCGTCCACTCCTTGACCCTCTCCTTGGCACTCTGAGGTCCCCGCTCGCCGTTAagctggtggtggtgggcacctgcaggaCGATCACTCTCGGGCACTTCAGAGCCCTCTGAcacatcatcttcatcatcttcatcttcatcatcatcatcttcctcctctttttcaaGCACTCGCTCTTCTCCACCTCTCTGGGACCGAGGAGAGACGCATGCAAGATTAATAGCTGTTCTAATCCCTGACCCTGCCTGTAGCATACGGGCGGTGGTGAGGAGGGCCCGATTCCACCTTTAAGAACAATACGGACTAACTTTTACGCATTCACTCcgtgccaggctctgtgttaaCTAAAGCCCTCGACAACGGAATCTCACTAAACTCGCTCAACAACCCCAAGGGGTCGCTACTGTTATTAAGCCGCGTTTACAgcggaggaaactgaggctccggGAGATTCAAGCACTTGCCAAGGTCACCACGCACCCAGCCCGCAGGAAACGCGCGTAAAGCCCCAGTCACCCGCCACCCAGTTCCTCCCGGGACTCGCACCCCCGCCACCAACTTCGCCCGCACCTGCCCACCGCGCGGCGCCCCCGCTCCCCGGCGCGCTCACCTTGCTCCGAGACTGGCGGGCGCTGGCGGCCGGCGGCGCTCGTCCGGGCCTGTCCCCGCGGGGCAGCGCAAGCGCTCCGAGACGGGTGCGCTCCAGGCGGCCTCGCGCCGCCGCCTCCTCTTCCAGCAGCCCCTGCACGCGGCCGCGGGTTAGGCGACCGCCGGCGCCGCCGCTGCCCCCGAGGTAGCGCACGACTTCCCGCAGGCTCACGGGCCGCGCTGCGCCGCCGGCCCGCGCCGCGCCCCCCTCAGGCGGCGGCTGtggctgcggcggcggcggctgctgctgctgtggcgGCGCCGGCGGCtgtggcggcggcggcagcggcggctcCCGGGCGGCGACGGCGGGCGGGGGGGCGCGGCGCGGGCCGGCCGGGGGCGCCACCGCCGGGGGAGCGGCTGGCGCAGGCGGCGGCGCGGCCAGGGGCGCGGCCCGCTGCGCGCGGGGGCCCGGCTGCGCGGGGCCGGGCGAGGGGGGCGctgtggcggcggcggcggcggccgcgcgGGGCGCCCGGGccggggcggcggcggcgacggGCGCGGGCGGTGGCGGCGGGGCGGGCGTGGGCGgcggcgcggcggcggcggcgggggcccCGCGGGGGGCGCGCGGCGGGGCCGGCGGGGTGGCTCCGCGCCGGGGCGGCTGGACGCGCGCCGCGTTGCGGTACGAGATGCTCCCCTTGTAGCTGACCCGGAGCACGGCGCGCTGCTGGATCAGTTTCTCGAGCTCGGCGCGCGTGCGCTCCGGCTCCGGGCCGTGCCGCCGCCGCACCATCCGGCAGATGCGCTCCAGGTCCGGCCGCGCCTTGCGCGAGCGCAGCGAGTCGATGGTGTCCAGGATCCACTCTTGGTAGTGCGGGGAAGCGGCGGACGACGAGGCGGCGGCCGCCGTGGTGGCGGCCGCCGCCGTCTCCGGCGGGGGTAGGGCCGGGGGCCCCGCCATGCCTCCCGCCCGGCCCGGCTGCACCGTGCGCGCTGCCTCCCTCCCAGCGCGGCGCCCCCCTCCCCGGCTCCCCTCCCTCCGCCGCTGCCCGCCTCCTCCGCCTCCCCCCCCGGGGGGCGCAGCGCCTcggcggagcggcggcggcgctGCTGtttctttgcaaaaaaaaaaaaaaaaaaaaaaagagcgagagagagagaggaaaaaacagtgagagagaaagaaaagagagaaaaaaatatgcacacactcactcactcgcacgcacgcacacacagacCCGCTTCTGCTGGGCGCGCGCGGGGCCGGGGATgcgagggggaggaggggagcgCGGCGCGGCCGGcccctccccgccgccgccgccgccgcacgCGCGCCCTGCGCCCGGGACACTCCGgccccccttccttccctccctccctcctccccgccg is a genomic window containing:
- the C19H19orf67 gene encoding UPF0575 protein C19orf67 homolog isoform X1, which translates into the protein MATEQWFEGSLPLDPGETPPPDALEPGTPPCGDPSWSTPPSRPGNPPEPDPEDAEGQLAEAPASTPSPEPLVPGPGPAPPRLSLDILFSPITQQLRYLLKKADDFQSYLLYSRDQVQKEQLAKAMPTFLQMCEPYFLYLEAAARSVPHIYGPLQELVRKGLLEISQQLTLRLEQLVLMYASFGFVDLEETNPLSISCFFCGRFSISLSHEISIFRYCAPTAYTASRFPRYLYKKMRWHLEATPEAPGRGQDSLVDYYFLCYRDTWEDTGQSPANSCPQIQKLWSIGRWVPLGPAEDDLYSWILCPQPLGDYQQLLTIGFEEPTPMLATDLLVQILTGQAGQARPPSAAGPAGWAAQGS
- the C19H19orf67 gene encoding UPF0575 protein C19orf67 homolog isoform X2; amino-acid sequence: MATEQWFEGSLPLDPGETPPPDALEPGTPPCGDPSWSTPPSRPGNPPEPDPEDAEGQLAEAPASTPSPEPLVPGPGPAPPRLSLDILFSPITQQLRYLLKKADDFQSYLLYSRDQVQKEQLAKAMPTFLQMCEPYFLYLEAAARSVPHIYGPLQELVRKGLLEISQQLTLRLEQLVLMYASFGFVDLEETNPLRYCAPTAYTASRFPRYLYKKMRWHLEATPEAPGRGQDSLVDYYFLCYRDTWEDTGQSPANSCPQIQKLWSIGRWVPLGPAEDDLYSWPVYPWPPHPRILCPQPLGDYQQLLTIGFEEPTPMLATDLLVQILTGQAGQARPPSAAGPAGWAAQGS
- the SAMD1 gene encoding sterile alpha motif domain-containing protein 1 is translated as MAGPPALPPPETAAAATTAAAASSSAASPHYQEWILDTIDSLRSRKARPDLERICRMVRRRHGPEPERTRAELEKLIQQRAVLRVSYKGSISYRNAARVQPPRRGATPPAPPRAPRGAPAAAAAPPPTPAPPPPPAPVAAAAPARAPRAAAAAAATAPPSPGPAQPGPRAQRAAPLAAPPPAPAAPPAVAPPAGPRRAPPPAVAAREPPLPPPPQPPAPPQQQQPPPPQPQPPPEGGAARAGGAARPVSLREVVRYLGGSGGAGGRLTRGRVQGLLEEEAAARGRLERTRLGALALPRGDRPGRAPPAASARQSRSKRGGEERVLEKEEEDDDDEDEDDEDDVSEGSEVPESDRPAGAHHHQLNGERGPQSAKERVKEWTPCGPHQGQDEGRGPAPGSGTRQVFSMTGMNKEGGTASVATGPDSPSPVPLPPGKPALPGADGTPFGCPPGRKEKPSDPVEWTVMDVVEYFTEAGFPEQATAFQEQEIDGKSLLLMQRTDVLTGLSIRLGPALKIYEHHIKVLQQGHFEDDDPDGFLG